The Lepus europaeus isolate LE1 chromosome 5, mLepTim1.pri, whole genome shotgun sequence genome includes the window CACGGGGTCACCGGGCATCGCTGGAGGTGGCTGAACCCGCGGGGTGCCCACCGCTGCAGAGGGAAAGTGAGGAGAGAGTTCTCCTCCCTGAGGCCTTAGACAGCTGGGGCTACAGTGCCCTGAGGCCCAAGGATGAAGACCATCTTGGGGGCCCTACCCCTCTCCCCCACAGAGAGGCCTGACTGCGGCTGGCGGCCCGCCCTGCTCTCCTGGGCTGGAGCCAAGCTGTCCAGCCGCCCTGTGCAGGGCTCTGTCTATGCCCTGCCCCGCGGGGGTGGAACTCTTCCCACTTGActgatcaggaaactgaggctcggagaggGTCACACAGCCTGAGAGCGGAgaaaccgggacttgaaccctggtccCTGGCAGGCGGGGCTGCAGAGCTCCCTATTCTCGCCCGGCCCAGGCACAGGAGAGGCCGGGGCACccgggctgcctcccagggggcactcCCAGGACTCACCCCCAGGGTCTCCACAGGGGCCCAGCCAGGGGCCCCTCAGAAAGCCCCTCCGTGGGGTGCCGAGGCTCAGGaacacccagagccaggagcccacgtGGCCCTGTCATTTCCTGGTGGGCCAAGGCCCCGCAGCCAGCGGGGGGCGGGTGTCCAGGCTCAGCCAGGCTGCGCTGAAGGTGCCGCAGGAGCCGGCGGGTTTGGGGCTTACAGAGATGGAGGGCTGGCTGGGTGTGCAGCCCCTGACTCGTCCAGGCCCAGGGGCCCCCTGGGAGCTGACTCCAGGTCCCCAGCTCTATCTGACCCCTGCACGGATGAGGCAGCGGGCTTCTTGGAGGTGGGGGCCAGACAGGCTGCTGGGGAGGCTGCTGGGCTTGCCCCGTGCCTCCCAGTGGGATCTGGTGATGCGGTCCCTGGCTGCCTCACCCTTGGGGTGGTGGCCGCGGCCTCCATCCCTTGCAGGTTGCTGCACCGAAGCCCTTGTGTGTCCTGACTTGGTTCTGGGGAGGCCAGGCCCAcactggggacagagggaggttggcagggatccagcgCCTCCTCTGCCAGGCTGGCCATCGGGGGCTCCCTCAGTGTCTGGAGGCCCTTGCTGGCCTGGTCAGGCTCCCTCTGGACGGGCTCAGCTGCAGTGGCCTCCTGCCCTGACAGCTCTCCCCGCAGCAGGGGGCttcctgggggctgggcagggtccTGCCCGGGCCTCTCAGCCCCTAGACCTTCAGCGGGGGCAACTGATGGTCCTGAGCCCAGAAACAGTTGGGGCCGTTCGGACGGAGGTGACGGAGGAGAGGAGATTTCTGGGGACACAGGCACGGGCAGGGCCGTGGGGTCTGGGGAACCTCGACgttgggggctggggccagcctggACAGCTCCCGGGGACTCTGGGGAGGGCGTGGCTGAAGGCGGGGGAGATCCAGGTAACCCCGCTTCCTCCGGGGGGGCCGGGGGGCCGCACTCAGCCTCCACGGCTctgggggtgagggaggcagtgggggtccagcttcctcctgccgGTCTGGCTGTCTGCGGGAACCGTTCAAGCTCCTGCTGTGGCGAGAGAGTGGAAAGAGAAGCAGCATTAGAAATTAGCGCAGGTGGGCGCTGGCTGCCTGAGGCTCTCGGACCAGGAGAAGGGCCTGTGGAAGTTTCTAGACCTCAGCTGGTTCCCCAGGCCTGGTGCTGGGGTTTCTACCCCAAGTCCTTTGGgatgtgcctcagtttccctccccTACTTTAAGTTCACAGCTGTGGTCCTACCCCTCCTTTTGCTCTGTCTCAAGGCACTGGTAGGCTGGGGGCAGACAGGacagggggaggggcctgcctTCAGGTGAGAAACTGCAGGAGGCGTCAcagttgggggtggggtagggggtagAGTCAGAGTGGGGCTGACTCTGGAGAATGGCGGCGAAAGAGAAATCTCACGCCCAGCTGGCCCTGCGGACGGCTGATGGGCACCGACCCCTCTGGAAGAACCCATGGGCAGAGGACACAGCGGGGACTTGCCTTGGCCAATGCGTGGTTAGGGTCCTGAGAAAGCCCTTCCGGGGCAGCGGCTCCTGCAGCTCGGCGCTGGGCAGAGGCAGCAGACCACACTCCTGCCACAGGGCTCTCTGAGCTTGGGGGCCGGGTGGATGCAGAGCTCCTTGGTGCGGCTGTTGAGGTCGGCAACTCTGTGCCTGAACCTTCCAGAAAGGAGGCAGAGGTTGGTCTTCTTCCTAAGAAAGTAAAATTCCCCCAATACCCTGCTGTCGGGCCGCAAGGGTCCCCTTTGCTGCAGGTGGGGGAATGCAACTGGAGAGCTTAAATCTATCCGGCGCTGTGGCggagaaggtaaagccactgcctgcagcaccggcatcccttatgggcaccagttagagtcctggctgctccacctccaatccagctctctgctgatggcccaggtgcttgggcccctgcagccacatgggagacccagaagaagctcctgtttcctggcttcagcctggcccagccatggccattgcaggcatttgggggagtgaaccaacagatggacgaattctgtctctctctgtctctctctctctctttctctctctaactctgcgtttgaaataaatatttttaaaaaaataaattcaagcaCAGGCCTGAATTTTGAACTTCTCAGATGAccttgagtctttaaaaaaaaaaaaaaagatttatttatttcaaaggcagagttatggccggggggggtgggggtgggggcgggtcttctatcctctggttcactctccaaatggtcacaatggccaaggctgggccaggctgaagccaggagccaagagctttttccaggtctaccacattagtgcaggggccaaaggacttgggccatcttctgctgttttcccaggcacattagcagggagctgaattggaagtggagcagccagaacttgaatgattgtccatatgggatgctggcaccatagacagcgccttaacccactacgccacagcaccagccccggggaATCCTTCTTGAGACTGTGTGCACATCAAGACACATTTTTGAAAGTGAAATTGAATTGTAAGTCAGGTTTCCTGCAGAGAGCACCTGGCCTGGGCTGGATGCCACCACCAGTTTGATCTTGGAGCTATTTCCCACTTGGAGGTTAAACCCACCAGCCCAGCCGCAGGCACCTCACAGCCCTGGGCAGACTCCCTCCAGCCAGCCCTGACGTGAGATCCAGCCCTCACACCAGACCCTCTCTGCTCGGGGCAGGGGAGGTGTCCATACATTGCGGGATGTTTAGCAGAGGCCAGGGCCTCCACCCACCAGGCAGCGGCAGCAGCTCCCTGGGTCACAACCAACGATGCTACAGACGCTGCCAAGCGTCCTCTGGGGAGGCCAaactcaccccccacccccaccccgtccagAACTGTTGGGTTCAAACTTGCAAATCCTGGTCCATGGGTCAAATACAGGCCTAAAACGTGTCCGATGTGGCCTGCAGGGTGTCTTCGAGATCTTTAATTAACTGACAAAACGTTAAAGGCAGGGTTTTTTTCTAGAACCAGCCTCACATGGATGATCAGAGCACTATGAGGGGGGATGGGCTCCAGCCGAgtgaggcaggtgcagggctctgTGGTTCTCA containing:
- the C5H1orf127 gene encoding uncharacterized protein C1orf127 homolog, whose amino-acid sequence is MGMGWAILPTQLLPYLSPFSQVSSWSTDEVECFSDYMTLWVPRSRLGGLKRWLGRVLNPPGTWRGPNHLDSSLAKCGYFLHPTPDGDFIFRVRYSACFVQKETANYRLEIRIFQKGVKRLERSDRYVMKCPRIGSRLGQQSVRCSPEFIQVSRPLPLGSDGGQMPWLLSLRGELVASLEDAGLMGLSVDINASEITVQSPRQDLLQRREVLNTSAELLPLWLVSGSYAYSLEAACPLGSAQPESEVLVHVPKQRLGLVKRGSHIKESLSLRFLRVHQAGTFTVTESGDFVVVSIPAAGLLRVQQCQEAGGGPGTRAFYRVDLSLQFAEMMAPVVWTVESTFPCVGSGTELPTSTAAPRSSASTRPPSSESPVAGVWSAASAQRRAAGAAAPEGLSQDPNHALAKQELERFPQTARPAGGSWTPTASLTPRAVEAECGPPAPPEEAGLPGSPPPSATPSPESPGAVQAGPSPQRRGSPDPTALPVPVSPEISSPPSPPSERPQLFLGSGPSVAPAEGLGAERPGQDPAQPPGSPLLRGELSGQEATAAEPVQREPDQASKGLQTLREPPMASLAEEALDPCQPPSVPSVGLASPEPSQDTQGLRCSNLQGMEAAATTPRVRQPGTASPDPTGRHGASPAASPAACLAPTSKKPAASSVQGSDRAGDLESAPRGPLGLDESGAAHPASPPSL